The sequence below is a genomic window from bacterium.
TGAAATCATCCTCGAATTCCGAAAGAAGCGCCCCTCCGGAAGAAAGGATTTCTTTTGCAAGTGCGCGATGAATACCGGGATACAAGACCGAATCCCCGAGTCCTGACCCGGGAACGGCGACGGTGGGGAGTCGTGCGGAAAGCGCCGCTTTATGGGCGATTGAATCGATGCCCAAGGCAAGGCCGGAGACCACAGTCACGGATAACCCCCTCAGTCCTTCAATCAATTCTTCGCATACCGATTTTCCGTACGGGGTGTATTTACGGGCGCCCACAACGCACAGGTATTTTTCGGTCGAAGGAAAAGTGCCCCGCAGGTGCAATTTCTTCGGAGGGTCGGTGATTTCCTTCAAAAGCGGAGGAAATTCCTTGGGAGTAAGAATAATGGAGGGAAATAGCATTTTTGTTTTGCTCTCTATATAATATGTAATACTACCAGACACCTATGCTTGATATAAAATTCATTCGCGACAACAAAGGCCTGATTGCCGCAGGCGCGCTCAAAAAACACATCGATTTTGATGTGGAAGCCCTTCTTGCGGCCGATGACAAGCGCCGGGAGCTTTTAAAAGATGTCGAGGAGAAACGAAGCCAGCAAAATGCTTTTAATTCAAAAATAACGGGAGCGAAAGACCCGGAAGAACGCCAAAAATATATAGACGCGATGAAAATTCTCAAAGCGGCGCTTGAAGGGGAAGAGAAAAAACTCAAGGATGTGATGAAAGACTGGCAGCACCTGATGCTCTCCGTTCCGAATATTCCCGATATTTCCGTTCCCGAGGGCGAAAGCGACAAGGACAACAGGGAAGTGAGAACGTGGGGGGAAAAACCGAAATTTTCTTTCACGCCGAAAAGCCACATTGAACTTATGGAAGCGCTTGATTTGGTTGATACGAAAAAAGGTTCCGAAATCGCTGGCTTCCGCGGATATTATTTGAAAGGGGACGGAGCGCTTCTTTCCTTCGCGCTCTGGCAATTCACGCTTGAACTTCTGACCGGCAAAGGATTTCGTCCGATGATCGTGCCGTCGCTTCTGCGCAAGGAAGCCTTTCTCGGAACGGGATATTTGCCGCAAGGGGAAGAAGACTTATACAAAACCCAGGACGAAACATATCTTGCCGGCACTGGAGAAGTTGCTGCCATGGGTTACTTCATGGATACGGTGTTTGATAAAAAAGATTTACCCATAAAAATCGCTGCATTTTCTCCGTGTTTCCGAAGGGAAGCGGGCGCGCACGGAAAAGATACCGCCGGAATCTATCGCTTGCACGAATTTTTCAAACTTGAACAAGTCATACTGTGCGAAGCGAACCACGAAACATCGGTTATATTTCACGAAGAAATTTTGGCGAACGCGGAATCTCTTATGCAGTCTCTCGGTCTTCCGTATCGTGTTGTCGCAAACTGTGGAGGCGACTTGGGACTGGGACAAGTAAAAAAATACGATATAGAAAGTTGGAGGCCGTCTCTTTCTTTGTACGGCGAAACTCATTCGGCCTCATATTTTCATGATTTCCAATCCCGCCGTCTCAACATCAAATACAAAGACGCCGACGGGAAAACAAATTTTGTTCACTCGCTTAACAATACCGCGGTGGCCACACCACGCATTCTCATCAGCTTGTTGGAAAACAATCAACAGGAAGACGGAACCGTCAGCATCCCCGAACCGTTGAGAAAGTATATGGGTGGCCGGGAGTACATCGGAAAATAAAACGACCATGTTCAAACGACGGGCGCTGCACTCGGTTCGCCGGGCGCAGAAAAGAAAAAAAGAACTGACAGCCAGGGTGCTCTTTATCGTTTTTCTTGTTGCGGCGATTTCCGCTTCCACTGTTTTTATTTTACGAAACGATTTTTTTCTTCTTCGCACGGTGACTTTTGAAGGCAATACGGTAACGACCGATGAGGAACTGACACGTGCCGTGTTTGAGAGTCTGAAGGGAACATATATAAGATTTATTCCGCAACAAAACGTACTTCTGTATCCCAAAGAAAAAATAGAGCCGTATCTGCTTTCCGCATTTCCGCGCCTTGAGCGTGTGTCCGTCCGTTTGTCGGGAACAGACTCGCTTGCGATTACACTCGCTGAGCGCGCGCCATCCGCCATGTGGTGCGGGGAAAGCAAAACAAATTCTGTGCCATGTTACTTTGTCGACAAGTGGGGTTTCATATTTTCCATTGCGCCGGAGTTTTCTTCTTCGGACGTGTATGTCAAATATTACGGG
It includes:
- the serS gene encoding serine--tRNA ligase produces the protein MLDIKFIRDNKGLIAAGALKKHIDFDVEALLAADDKRRELLKDVEEKRSQQNAFNSKITGAKDPEERQKYIDAMKILKAALEGEEKKLKDVMKDWQHLMLSVPNIPDISVPEGESDKDNREVRTWGEKPKFSFTPKSHIELMEALDLVDTKKGSEIAGFRGYYLKGDGALLSFALWQFTLELLTGKGFRPMIVPSLLRKEAFLGTGYLPQGEEDLYKTQDETYLAGTGEVAAMGYFMDTVFDKKDLPIKIAAFSPCFRREAGAHGKDTAGIYRLHEFFKLEQVILCEANHETSVIFHEEILANAESLMQSLGLPYRVVANCGGDLGLGQVKKYDIESWRPSLSLYGETHSASYFHDFQSRRLNIKYKDADGKTNFVHSLNNTAVATPRILISLLENNQQEDGTVSIPEPLRKYMGGREYIGK
- a CDS encoding FtsQ-type POTRA domain-containing protein, with product MFKRRALHSVRRAQKRKKELTARVLFIVFLVAAISASTVFILRNDFFLLRTVTFEGNTVTTDEELTRAVFESLKGTYIRFIPQQNVLLYPKEKIEPYLLSAFPRLERVSVRLSGTDSLAITLAERAPSAMWCGESKTNSVPCYFVDKWGFIFSIAPEFSSSDVYVKYYGAVSESPLGQTFLPDSFSRVDSFVQSLRQINLSPVTCSIDEKGDGVIALENKSELLFNPSEDLSVTFENLTSFLRENQKEFSQKPFTYIDLRFGNKIFYKP